The Rickettsiales bacterium genome includes a region encoding these proteins:
- a CDS encoding inositol monophosphatase family protein has translation MQGTEKKPDGTPVTAVDREIELFLREEIKSNFPEDGIIGEEFPPHQPEAENQWIIDPIDGTRALIAGVPTFTTLIALLKNGHPQFSMMLQPVTGETWFGDNETTHYNGEATHCQKVETLAAAIFSTTSPQLFRDADKPIIDSIMQNARNCQLGEDGYAYGKLAKGDLHLVVESGLKPYDFLPLVPIVIGAGAIMTDWQGNPLTLESNGDVIAASSKALHKQALALLNPHDR, from the coding sequence ATGCAGGGAACTGAAAAAAAACCAGATGGAACACCGGTTACAGCTGTTGATAGAGAAATTGAACTCTTTCTGCGCGAGGAGATAAAATCTAATTTTCCCGAAGATGGAATTATTGGCGAAGAGTTCCCGCCCCATCAACCAGAAGCTGAAAATCAGTGGATAATTGATCCAATCGATGGCACCCGTGCGCTTATCGCCGGTGTACCTACCTTCACCACGCTCATTGCCTTATTGAAGAACGGACATCCTCAATTCTCTATGATGCTACAGCCTGTTACGGGCGAAACGTGGTTCGGAGATAATGAAACAACCCACTATAATGGCGAGGCTACCCATTGCCAAAAAGTTGAAACGCTCGCGGCGGCAATATTCTCGACCACCTCTCCACAGCTTTTTCGTGACGCGGATAAACCCATCATTGATTCCATCATGCAAAACGCCCGCAACTGCCAGCTCGGCGAAGATGGCTATGCTTACGGAAAACTCGCCAAAGGCGATCTCCATTTAGTGGTTGAATCCGGCTTAAAGCCCTATGATTTCTTGCCCTTAGTTCCCATCGTAATAGGGGCCGGGGCCATCATGACAGACTGGCAAGGCAATCCCCTCACGTTAGAATCTAACGGAGATGTGATCGCCGCCAGCAGCAAAGCCTTGCATAAACAGGCATTAGCGCTATTAAACCCGCATGACAGATAA